In Reichenbachiella agarivorans, one genomic interval encodes:
- the pckA gene encoding phosphoenolpyruvate carboxykinase (ATP) yields the protein MKNTNLKSLMDDMIELGLNHVKGVLWNLSPAELITEAIKKDEGVLTDTGALMCRTGKFTGRSPKDRYIVKDAITKDKVWWGDINVSFDEAKFDALYKKMIASLGDKILYVRDAYAGADPKHQLKVRVIDTQAWHNLFCYNMFIQPQNDDLTDFHPEFTVFAVPEFYADPEVDGTRQKNFAIVNFTKKVILVGGTGYTGETKKGIFSVLNFLLPDKDHVLSMHCSANIGKEKGDTAVFFGLSGTGKTTLSADPNRLLIGDDEHGWTNDGIFNFEGGCYAKTIDLTQEKEPEIWDAIRFGAILENTKFFPGTNTVDYSDCSITENTRVSYPLKNVKNAVFPSIGGIPENIFFLTCDASGVLPPISKLTVGQAMYHFISGFTAKVAGTEAGVTEPVSVFSACFGAPFMPLHPTKYAELLGEKIKAHDVNIWLINTGWSGGVYGVGQRIKLKYTRAMISAVLDGKLKNVNYSKHPIFGLAIPDTVADVPNEILNPRNTWVDKVAYDRQAERLASQFVANFEKFEEYANMEIMSGAPVVENSILI from the coding sequence ATGAAAAACACGAATCTTAAATCCCTGATGGATGATATGATCGAGCTAGGCTTGAATCATGTTAAAGGTGTTTTATGGAATCTATCTCCCGCCGAATTGATTACAGAAGCTATCAAAAAGGACGAAGGAGTTTTGACAGATACAGGGGCCCTTATGTGTCGTACAGGTAAGTTTACGGGTAGATCTCCTAAAGATCGCTACATCGTAAAGGACGCTATTACAAAAGACAAAGTATGGTGGGGAGATATAAATGTCTCTTTTGATGAAGCCAAATTTGATGCACTTTACAAAAAGATGATTGCTTCATTAGGTGACAAGATACTCTATGTAAGAGATGCCTATGCAGGTGCGGATCCAAAGCATCAATTGAAGGTCAGAGTGATCGATACTCAGGCTTGGCACAATTTGTTTTGTTACAACATGTTCATTCAGCCTCAGAATGATGATTTGACAGATTTTCATCCAGAGTTTACGGTGTTTGCAGTGCCAGAATTTTATGCAGATCCAGAAGTAGATGGTACCCGTCAAAAGAACTTTGCGATCGTTAATTTTACCAAAAAGGTGATTCTTGTGGGAGGTACAGGATATACTGGAGAAACCAAAAAGGGGATTTTTTCAGTTCTTAATTTTCTTTTGCCAGACAAAGATCATGTCTTATCTATGCACTGTAGTGCTAATATAGGTAAAGAAAAAGGAGATACAGCTGTGTTTTTTGGATTATCTGGGACAGGTAAAACCACCTTGTCTGCTGATCCAAACAGGTTGTTGATTGGAGATGATGAACATGGTTGGACTAACGATGGGATTTTTAATTTCGAAGGAGGATGTTATGCCAAGACCATCGATCTGACACAGGAAAAAGAACCTGAAATTTGGGATGCCATTAGATTTGGTGCCATCTTAGAGAATACTAAATTCTTCCCAGGCACGAATACGGTGGATTATTCAGATTGTAGCATTACTGAAAATACAAGGGTGTCTTATCCACTCAAAAATGTAAAAAATGCGGTTTTTCCATCAATAGGAGGCATTCCAGAAAACATCTTCTTTTTGACTTGTGATGCGAGTGGGGTACTGCCTCCCATATCTAAATTGACTGTAGGTCAGGCAATGTACCATTTTATCTCTGGTTTCACAGCCAAGGTTGCTGGAACAGAAGCAGGTGTTACTGAGCCAGTAAGTGTGTTTTCTGCATGTTTTGGAGCACCATTCATGCCACTACACCCTACTAAGTATGCGGAGTTGCTCGGTGAGAAAATCAAAGCGCATGATGTCAATATATGGTTGATCAATACAGGTTGGTCTGGTGGTGTCTATGGTGTCGGGCAGCGTATCAAATTGAAATATACCAGAGCAATGATTTCTGCGGTGCTAGACGGTAAACTCAAAAATGTCAATTATAGCAAACATCCAATTTTCGGATTGGCTATACCAGATACTGTTGCAGATGTCCCTAATGAGATATTGAATCCAAGAAATACTTGGGTTGACAAAGTTGCTTATGACCGACAAGCTGAGAGACTTGCCAGTCAGTTTGTAGCCAATTTTGAAAAGTTTGAAGAGTACGCCAATATGGAAATCATGTCAGGAGCACCAGTTGTGGAGAATTCTATATTGATTTAG
- a CDS encoding SLC13 family permease, translating to MNPKAKKFLLSLSVALFILFLPATYIPIEGLSIIEQRVMALFVFAAMLWILEPIPIFATSILIIVLELLTISTSGIKLLVNNQGDNFGTILAYKDIMGTFASPIILLFLGGFFLAMASTKYRLDQGLARVLLKPFGKNPKMIMLGLMIITAIFSMFMSNTATTAMMLAILAPVLGYFDLKDPGRIAFALSIPFAANIGGIGTPIGTPPNALAMKYLTGENSISFGEWMAFGIPFVFILLIISWLLLLKFFPPKANVLEIEIKGKFMTSTKALIVYFTFGLTILLWLTDFLHGMNSYTVAMIPVAIFLALGIITKEDLKKMSWDVLWLVSGGIALGMALEKSGLAAHMVSSIPFDSYSPFLIVGIAVLLSNLMANFMSHTATANLLLPIVTAVGVSVISLNTLGGAKMLILATTMASSLGMALPISSPPNALAHATGMIESKDMSKVGVLIGIIGLVMVCTLMCILRLINFL from the coding sequence GTGAATCCTAAAGCTAAAAAATTTTTATTGAGTCTCTCCGTGGCTCTTTTCATTCTCTTTCTCCCTGCTACCTACATCCCTATAGAAGGCCTAAGTATCATTGAGCAGCGTGTCATGGCACTGTTTGTCTTTGCTGCCATGCTTTGGATATTAGAACCTATCCCCATCTTTGCCACTTCCATTCTCATCATTGTTCTGGAATTGCTGACTATCTCTACCTCTGGAATCAAACTTTTAGTCAACAACCAAGGAGATAATTTTGGAACAATCCTAGCCTACAAAGACATCATGGGGACATTCGCCTCTCCTATTATTCTGTTATTTTTAGGAGGCTTCTTTTTGGCGATGGCATCTACTAAATATCGATTGGATCAGGGGCTAGCCAGAGTCTTGCTGAAACCCTTTGGCAAGAACCCCAAAATGATCATGCTAGGTTTGATGATTATCACTGCGATCTTCTCGATGTTTATGAGCAACACAGCCACAACCGCCATGATGCTTGCCATCTTAGCACCCGTATTGGGCTACTTTGATCTGAAAGATCCCGGCAGAATTGCCTTTGCACTGAGCATCCCTTTTGCTGCTAACATTGGAGGGATTGGGACCCCAATCGGCACCCCGCCAAATGCTCTCGCCATGAAATACCTGACAGGTGAAAACAGTATCAGTTTTGGAGAATGGATGGCTTTTGGTATTCCCTTTGTCTTCATCCTTTTGATTATCTCATGGCTCCTTTTGTTGAAATTTTTCCCTCCAAAGGCCAATGTTTTGGAAATAGAAATCAAAGGGAAGTTTATGACCTCAACCAAAGCCCTAATCGTCTACTTTACTTTTGGACTGACTATTCTTCTTTGGTTAACAGATTTTCTACATGGGATGAACTCCTACACAGTTGCGATGATCCCAGTAGCTATATTCTTAGCACTTGGCATCATTACCAAAGAAGATTTAAAAAAAATGAGCTGGGATGTACTTTGGCTAGTGTCTGGTGGTATTGCCTTAGGTATGGCTCTGGAGAAAAGTGGATTGGCCGCTCACATGGTGAGTAGTATTCCATTTGACAGCTATTCTCCATTTCTTATTGTCGGGATAGCTGTACTCCTGTCTAACCTGATGGCCAACTTTATGTCACATACAGCTACCGCCAACTTACTGCTGCCTATCGTCACAGCAGTAGGAGTCTCGGTGATCAGTCTGAATACTCTAGGGGGTGCCAAGATGCTGATTTTGGCCACCACCATGGCTTCCTCTCTTGGAATGGCCTTGCCCATCAGTAGTCCTCCCAATGCTTTGGCTCATGCCACAGGTATGATTGAATCCAAGGACATGAGCAAAGTCGGTGTACTCATCGGCATCATCGGTTTGGTCATGGTCTGCACGCTCATGTGCATTTTGAGATTAATCAATTTTCTATAA
- a CDS encoding ATP-binding protein: MKDNNIKLSELTDISWLKEHYFSNPAQKITLKKGETILKQGEKNDCIFYLVSGRLTGHYKPKGGSQLLIFSTGEDSVVGIYSFFSADGCSYTTVNAEEDATVYYMSKAELPAKNHPDHQLFSEHILPIIVNEIYLRQMLVVKNATEKEITLKKLMQSEKLATLGQLAAGLAHELNNAIGVLQNKTQWLTNQLKVIFNQKEYEHLYPLFIKGLEQGQHSSTADARKRKEHIKKALKIDDRLAKKLARIDLTDEEIRQIAKQNQVDKIEEMDGFWEMGMTLHDMEIASTHTTHVIRSIKDLGSQNHSDVQECDLRLTFKKSLSLLSNMTRNIQIDLDVEKGLTLIGNEGDFIQIWVNLIKNAAESLSQAETKDPRIQLLYVPNPHSIHLQVIDNGPGIPAHLLPTIFQPNVTTKVSGLSFGLGLGLSIIQKIISSYGGNITVSSVPGHTSFDITLPKT; the protein is encoded by the coding sequence ATGAAAGATAACAATATTAAATTGTCCGAACTGACAGACATCTCCTGGCTCAAAGAACATTATTTCTCCAATCCGGCACAGAAAATCACTCTAAAGAAAGGGGAAACTATACTGAAACAAGGTGAGAAAAATGACTGCATTTTCTACCTAGTCAGTGGTCGACTGACGGGTCACTACAAACCCAAAGGCGGCAGTCAACTCTTGATCTTTAGCACTGGAGAGGATTCTGTAGTCGGCATCTATAGTTTCTTTTCAGCTGATGGATGTAGTTATACGACAGTTAACGCAGAAGAAGATGCTACTGTCTATTACATGAGCAAAGCGGAGCTACCAGCGAAAAATCATCCTGATCACCAACTATTTTCAGAGCATATCTTGCCGATTATTGTTAATGAAATTTACCTCCGACAAATGCTCGTGGTAAAAAATGCCACAGAAAAAGAGATCACACTGAAGAAGCTGATGCAAAGTGAAAAACTAGCTACTCTGGGCCAACTGGCTGCTGGATTGGCTCATGAGCTCAACAACGCCATCGGCGTTTTACAAAACAAGACCCAATGGTTGACGAATCAACTGAAAGTAATTTTCAACCAAAAGGAATACGAACATCTATACCCCCTCTTTATCAAAGGACTAGAACAAGGCCAACATAGCTCAACAGCTGACGCGAGAAAACGCAAAGAACACATCAAAAAAGCACTCAAGATAGACGATCGTCTAGCCAAGAAACTGGCTCGAATCGATTTGACCGACGAAGAGATCCGACAGATCGCCAAACAAAACCAAGTAGATAAAATAGAAGAAATGGATGGCTTTTGGGAGATGGGTATGACCCTACACGACATGGAGATCGCTTCTACACACACCACCCATGTCATTCGCTCCATCAAAGACCTGGGCTCACAAAACCACAGCGACGTACAGGAATGTGATCTTCGATTGACCTTCAAGAAATCCTTGTCCCTGCTGTCAAATATGACAAGAAATATTCAAATCGATTTGGATGTAGAAAAAGGATTGACCTTGATAGGAAACGAAGGGGACTTCATTCAAATCTGGGTCAACCTGATCAAAAACGCAGCAGAAAGTCTCAGTCAAGCTGAAACCAAAGATCCAAGAATACAATTGCTATATGTACCGAACCCTCATAGCATTCATCTACAAGTCATAGACAATGGACCAGGTATACCAGCGCATCTATTGCCTACGATATTCCAACCCAACGTCACTACCAAAGTCTCAGGATTATCCTTTGGACTCGGTCTCGGCTTGTCCATCATCCAAAAAATCATCAGCAGTTACGGAGGGAATATTACTGTGAGTTCTGTCCCAGGCCATACTTCATTCGACATCACATTACCTAAAACATAA
- a CDS encoding response regulator, producing MEKIYILCVEDQREVLNTIASQLAVLDQHVIIEECESAQEAQELIEEIDTAGDFIALVISDHVMPGKTGVELLTDLYNDGRFGDTKKILLTGQATHMDTIKAINQAGIDFYIEKPWKAEDLLQKVCTLLTIFIIKKGIEYEPFLEILDKEKLFNLLK from the coding sequence ATGGAAAAGATTTATATACTCTGTGTAGAAGATCAACGAGAGGTTCTCAACACAATCGCTAGCCAGCTGGCAGTACTGGATCAGCACGTCATCATCGAAGAGTGTGAATCGGCGCAAGAGGCCCAAGAACTCATCGAAGAGATTGATACCGCAGGTGACTTCATCGCGTTGGTCATCTCTGACCATGTCATGCCTGGCAAAACTGGTGTAGAACTTCTCACCGACCTGTACAACGACGGCAGATTTGGTGATACAAAAAAAATACTATTGACAGGTCAAGCCACACACATGGACACCATCAAAGCCATCAATCAAGCAGGGATCGATTTCTATATCGAAAAACCTTGGAAGGCCGAAGACCTTCTCCAAAAGGTATGTACCCTGCTCACTATTTTCATCATAAAAAAAGGAATTGAATACGAGCCTTTCCTAGAGATTCTTGACAAAGAAAAACTCTTCAATCTGTTAAAATAG
- a CDS encoding zinc metalloprotease: protein MKKLLFALCATLMIVSCQDFNDGNQAQKPEPKISITIPEVLTNYQTAARRAGTVDIKTTLNNTLFAGSNIQVKDVHTFKTIDAVTTVETVDQQFQSTLTSRWVPGDVNRDWNGDGDLDDIDWVSFYPFAVANELYDAEPIYRSMYSKWQNDGYCNTVKIDEMPYDFAMGNPSLILDFGLPSTGNPIADISVVGFLPASIFEAVLGAENILGVAFSFVFVDDNGDPIKSTRGKEDKAYTEVWFNDGFTWAEGAGLGVIDLESVILHEFGHTLNLGHFGVLQVLTDTETGATDYVYQPVNTMNALYIGEARNFLGPNDKGNYCEAWGGWPWN, encoded by the coding sequence ATGAAAAAGCTACTTTTTGCACTATGTGCAACCCTGATGATTGTGTCTTGTCAAGATTTCAATGATGGCAATCAAGCACAGAAACCCGAACCTAAAATTAGTATCACCATTCCAGAAGTCCTTACCAATTACCAAACAGCTGCACGTAGAGCGGGCACTGTAGATATCAAGACGACACTGAATAATACGCTTTTTGCAGGTAGCAACATCCAAGTCAAAGATGTACATACATTTAAGACTATAGATGCAGTCACCACAGTAGAGACGGTTGATCAACAGTTTCAGAGTACGCTGACTTCTAGATGGGTACCAGGTGATGTCAATCGTGACTGGAATGGGGACGGAGATCTGGATGATATCGACTGGGTTTCGTTCTATCCCTTTGCTGTAGCAAATGAACTTTATGATGCAGAGCCCATCTATCGAAGCATGTATTCCAAGTGGCAAAATGATGGCTATTGCAATACTGTCAAAATAGATGAGATGCCTTATGATTTTGCCATGGGTAATCCTAGTTTGATTTTGGACTTTGGCTTGCCAAGTACTGGTAATCCTATTGCGGATATTTCTGTGGTCGGTTTCTTGCCTGCTTCTATTTTTGAAGCTGTTCTTGGGGCTGAGAATATTTTGGGAGTGGCATTTTCCTTCGTATTTGTGGATGACAATGGTGATCCCATCAAGTCCACACGAGGCAAGGAAGATAAGGCATATACTGAGGTCTGGTTCAACGATGGCTTTACCTGGGCAGAGGGGGCAGGATTGGGTGTAATCGATTTGGAATCAGTGATTTTGCATGAGTTTGGCCATACGCTAAACCTCGGTCACTTTGGTGTCTTACAAGTATTGACAGACACCGAAACTGGAGCTACCGACTATGTCTATCAACCAGTCAACACTATGAACGCGCTTTACATAGGTGAAGCTAGGAACTTCCTAGGGCCTAATGACAAGGGTAACTACTGTGAAGCATGGGGTGGGTGGCCATGGAATTAA
- a CDS encoding acyl-CoA dehydrogenase family protein, which translates to MTADILESPHFEKNPSLYAFLPMLYMVWADAVLTPSEVIKIRELMENQVWLSGEEREFLLSYLDPKNPPSPIQLKSWLVEIRKIADQLSPEMRTSLVDIGLKLAALNARNQDTDSLDKAREPLTNIEEALGVITSEAAYHLRSANRDTVTGSQSTEQIFDIQQMTDLLDGPDKEIIHKVKTVISDREFAYIDSDNLSDYREKVLQWCKYLADQGFGAMAFSPEHGGGGDMRSYFSIMETLSYHDLSLVIKFGVQFGLFGMSIHFLGTKKHHEKYLPFVGSLELPGCFAMTETRHGSNVKGIETTATYNHTNKTFTIHTPHPDACKEYIGNAAVHGEMATVFAKLIIEGVDYGVNAFLVPLRDKNKNTLDGIKIADCGRKMGLNGVDNGKIWFDHVVIPYDNMLDRFASVSTEGQFESPITSDNRRFFTMLGTLVGGRIGIPRSGLSASKSGLAIAIKYGDKRRQFGPENESEVPILNYRTHQRRLMPLLANSYALHFSLQYLTERFLNRTEDDMQEIEALAAGLKSFTTWHTTQTLQECREACGGKGYLSENRIDRLKNDTDVYTTFEGDNTVLMQLVAKSRLSEFKKEFSDINLFGILGYIADQAKTSVTELNPITVRNTSKEHLLDFDFHLSAFRYREKEILASAARRIKKHIDQGMDSFDAFNQTQNHLLNVGFAYVERIILEQFVAQIERTEDPGCKAILTQLCQLFALNQIEKNKGWYLEHDYMVGVKTKAIRREINQLCMQVRENAVPLVDAFKIPDSCLAAPIAMD; encoded by the coding sequence ATGACTGCAGACATCTTAGAATCTCCCCATTTCGAAAAGAACCCTTCCCTTTATGCATTCTTGCCTATGCTTTACATGGTTTGGGCAGATGCTGTCCTCACACCTAGTGAAGTGATCAAAATAAGGGAGCTGATGGAAAATCAGGTTTGGCTAAGTGGTGAAGAACGTGAATTTTTGCTTTCTTATTTGGATCCCAAAAATCCACCCAGCCCCATACAGCTCAAGTCTTGGCTGGTCGAAATCCGAAAAATTGCAGATCAACTCAGTCCAGAGATGCGCACATCTCTGGTAGACATAGGTCTCAAACTCGCAGCACTCAATGCTAGAAATCAAGATACTGACTCACTTGACAAAGCACGAGAACCACTGACCAATATCGAAGAAGCACTAGGAGTGATCACCAGTGAGGCAGCCTATCATCTACGCTCTGCCAATCGTGATACTGTCACTGGTAGCCAGAGTACCGAGCAGATATTTGACATCCAACAGATGACCGACCTGCTAGACGGTCCTGACAAGGAAATCATCCATAAGGTAAAAACTGTGATCTCTGATAGAGAATTTGCCTATATAGACTCTGACAACCTCTCCGATTACCGTGAAAAAGTCTTGCAATGGTGCAAATACTTGGCGGATCAAGGCTTTGGCGCGATGGCATTCTCCCCAGAACATGGAGGAGGCGGTGATATGCGATCCTACTTTAGCATCATGGAGACTTTGTCCTATCATGATTTGAGTTTGGTCATCAAATTCGGTGTGCAGTTTGGACTCTTCGGGATGAGTATTCACTTTTTAGGAACAAAAAAGCACCATGAAAAATACTTACCGTTCGTAGGTAGCCTAGAGTTGCCAGGATGCTTTGCCATGACAGAGACACGTCATGGATCCAATGTAAAAGGTATTGAAACTACCGCTACCTACAACCATACCAACAAGACTTTTACGATCCATACACCACACCCTGATGCCTGCAAGGAATACATCGGCAATGCAGCAGTACATGGCGAGATGGCGACTGTCTTTGCCAAGCTTATCATAGAAGGCGTAGATTATGGTGTCAATGCATTCCTAGTTCCTCTCCGTGACAAAAACAAAAACACCCTTGATGGCATCAAAATAGCCGACTGTGGACGAAAAATGGGTCTCAACGGTGTAGACAATGGTAAAATTTGGTTCGACCATGTAGTGATCCCTTACGACAATATGCTCGATCGATTTGCTTCGGTCAGCACAGAAGGACAATTCGAAAGCCCCATCACCAGTGACAACCGCCGCTTCTTTACCATGCTTGGGACTTTGGTGGGTGGACGCATTGGCATCCCTCGTTCGGGACTCAGCGCCAGCAAGTCTGGGCTTGCCATCGCTATCAAATATGGAGACAAACGCAGGCAGTTTGGCCCTGAAAACGAAAGCGAGGTACCCATCCTCAACTACAGAACCCATCAGCGTCGTTTGATGCCACTTTTGGCCAATAGTTATGCATTGCATTTTTCGCTCCAGTACTTGACCGAACGATTTTTAAATAGGACAGAAGATGACATGCAGGAGATCGAAGCACTAGCTGCCGGACTCAAATCCTTCACGACATGGCACACGACCCAGACATTACAAGAGTGTAGAGAAGCCTGCGGTGGCAAGGGCTACCTTTCTGAAAACCGCATCGACCGTCTCAAAAATGACACAGACGTGTACACGACTTTTGAGGGAGACAATACCGTGTTGATGCAACTAGTTGCCAAAAGCAGGCTATCTGAGTTCAAAAAAGAATTTTCGGACATCAACCTTTTTGGAATCTTGGGGTACATCGCAGACCAAGCAAAAACATCTGTCACAGAACTCAACCCTATCACTGTCCGCAATACCAGCAAAGAACACTTGCTAGATTTTGATTTCCATTTGAGTGCTTTTCGCTACCGCGAAAAAGAAATCCTGGCCTCTGCGGCACGCAGAATCAAAAAGCATATCGACCAAGGAATGGATTCGTTTGACGCCTTTAACCAAACACAAAACCATTTACTCAATGTAGGCTTTGCTTATGTTGAAAGAATCATACTGGAACAGTTTGTGGCACAAATCGAGCGAACAGAAGATCCTGGATGCAAAGCCATACTCACCCAGCTTTGTCAGCTTTTTGCACTGAACCAAATAGAAAAAAACAAAGGATGGTACCTAGAGCACGATTACATGGTAGGAGTAAAAACCAAAGCCATTCGTCGTGAAATCAACCAACTGTGTATGCAGGTCAGAGAAAATGCGGTTCCACTTGTCGATGCATTCAAAATACCAGACAGTTGCTTAGCTGCACCGATTGCTATGGACTAA
- a CDS encoding 3-keto-disaccharide hydrolase, producing MKAKIQFVFLIYCCFSCQQEEWTLLIDRNMSKWDNYLSYKHRLGYNGSVPVDSLGNEILPIGLNHDTLGVFTIIEEDGEPVIRVSGEYYGCLISKREYENYHLRLQVKWGNKKWPPRELLLKDAGILYHSVGSMGAEYWRSWMLSQEFQIMEGHMGDYWSQATSAIDIRAYQPEHVMNPVADVNQPFLSMGQNQEIGGYCMRSANYEKPVGQWNTLDLICYKGKSIHIVNGEITMVLKDSRYIDKGQVIALVRGKIQLQSEASEVYYKDVKIKELNSLPIVYQQLF from the coding sequence ATGAAGGCTAAAATCCAATTCGTTTTTCTCATATACTGTTGTTTTTCTTGTCAACAAGAGGAGTGGACATTATTGATCGACCGCAATATGTCAAAGTGGGATAATTACCTAAGCTACAAACATCGGTTGGGCTATAATGGATCTGTTCCAGTAGATTCTTTAGGGAACGAAATTTTACCAATAGGGTTGAATCATGATACTTTAGGAGTCTTTACGATCATAGAAGAAGACGGAGAACCTGTCATCAGAGTCAGCGGTGAATACTATGGTTGTTTGATATCAAAAAGGGAATATGAGAATTACCATCTGAGACTACAGGTCAAATGGGGAAACAAGAAATGGCCTCCTCGAGAGCTATTGCTCAAAGATGCGGGTATTCTCTATCACTCAGTGGGTTCGATGGGCGCAGAGTATTGGCGATCGTGGATGCTGTCTCAGGAATTCCAGATTATGGAAGGTCATATGGGTGACTACTGGAGCCAAGCCACCTCTGCGATTGATATCCGTGCATATCAGCCAGAGCATGTGATGAATCCAGTAGCTGATGTGAATCAACCTTTCTTGTCTATGGGGCAGAATCAGGAGATAGGGGGGTATTGTATGCGTAGTGCCAATTATGAAAAACCTGTTGGGCAATGGAATACCTTAGATTTGATTTGTTACAAGGGAAAGAGTATTCATATCGTCAATGGTGAGATAACAATGGTGCTAAAAGATTCTCGTTATATAGATAAGGGTCAGGTCATAGCTTTGGTTAGGGGGAAAATACAACTTCAAAGTGAGGCTTCAGAGGTATATTACAAGGATGTTAAGATCAAAGAATTGAACAGTCTGCCCATAGTATATCAGCAGCTGTTCTAA
- a CDS encoding energy transducer TonB, translating to MEAVIKTKKHTQQWKNELIATNADIIKKNLRPEEQPNQELVLHQRDYDDLIEWKEKRAAKLKNQSRMFFFIGLALALAMVITAFEWKFRDEGNLMELTMDKVDFDELQDIPQTLQATPPPPEKVVQQPVVVEVPDEVILEEVLVNMDVEVTENMAVEDIEFIEAPPEEEVAEEIFLIVEDIPEPVGGMTAFYQYVGQNIKYPYEASKKDIEGRVFVQFVVNSQGEIADVKVVKGIGGGCDEEAARIIAQAPKWNPGKQRGKPVSVRMVIPITFKLATR from the coding sequence ATGGAAGCTGTCATAAAAACCAAAAAACATACACAGCAATGGAAGAATGAACTAATAGCCACCAATGCTGATATAATTAAAAAGAATCTCAGACCAGAGGAGCAGCCAAATCAAGAATTGGTACTCCATCAACGTGATTATGATGATTTGATCGAATGGAAAGAAAAACGTGCTGCTAAACTGAAGAATCAAAGTCGAATGTTCTTTTTTATAGGTCTAGCTCTAGCTTTGGCAATGGTGATTACAGCTTTCGAATGGAAATTTAGGGATGAAGGAAATTTGATGGAGTTGACAATGGATAAAGTTGATTTTGATGAGCTTCAGGATATTCCACAAACCTTGCAAGCCACACCTCCGCCACCAGAGAAGGTAGTGCAACAACCTGTCGTTGTAGAAGTTCCAGATGAGGTGATCTTAGAGGAGGTTTTGGTGAATATGGATGTGGAAGTGACGGAAAACATGGCAGTTGAAGATATTGAGTTTATTGAAGCTCCTCCAGAAGAAGAGGTAGCAGAAGAGATTTTCTTGATAGTAGAAGATATTCCAGAACCTGTGGGAGGTATGACCGCTTTTTATCAATATGTAGGTCAGAACATAAAATATCCATACGAAGCAAGTAAAAAAGATATTGAGGGCAGGGTGTTTGTTCAATTTGTAGTCAATAGTCAGGGTGAGATAGCTGATGTGAAAGTGGTCAAAGGAATTGGCGGAGGATGTGATGAAGAAGCTGCTCGAATCATTGCTCAGGCACCAAAATGGAATCCTGGTAAACAAAGAGGTAAACCAGTAAGTGTTAGGATGGTGATACCCATTACCTTTAAGTTAGCCACGCGATAA
- a CDS encoding FKBP-type peptidyl-prolyl cis-trans isomerase, whose translation MELNSEDQKFSYGLGQSVGQNFLNEGFDKILDIDAFMGGFSDAFGGQSALSHEEINQVLQKKIGELKEGAHKGVKEEGEKFLKENATKTGVTTLASGLQYEVIESGDTSASKPGLSSQVTTHYTGQLINGQVFDSSVQRGQPATFPVGGVIAGWTEALQLMVPGDKWRLYIPQNLAYGERGAGRDIPPFAALIFDIELISVS comes from the coding sequence ATGGAGTTAAATTCGGAAGACCAAAAGTTCAGCTACGGACTTGGACAGAGTGTAGGACAAAATTTTTTGAACGAAGGTTTTGATAAAATATTGGATATAGATGCTTTTATGGGCGGTTTTTCTGACGCTTTTGGGGGTCAGAGTGCCTTGTCCCATGAGGAGATCAATCAAGTGTTGCAAAAGAAAATAGGCGAACTCAAAGAAGGTGCGCATAAAGGAGTGAAGGAAGAAGGAGAGAAATTCTTGAAAGAAAATGCAACGAAGACAGGTGTAACAACCTTGGCCAGTGGCTTGCAATATGAGGTTATAGAGTCTGGAGATACAAGTGCAAGTAAGCCTGGCTTGTCTAGCCAAGTAACCACTCATTACACTGGTCAGTTGATCAATGGGCAGGTGTTTGATAGCTCGGTACAGAGAGGTCAACCAGCTACCTTTCCAGTAGGAGGAGTGATTGCAGGTTGGACAGAAGCATTGCAACTGATGGTACCAGGAGACAAGTGGAGATTGTACATCCCACAAAACTTAGCCTATGGAGAGAGAGGGGCAGGACGTGATATACCCCCATTTGCTGCATTGATATTCGATATCGAATTGATCTCTGTGTCCTAA